A single window of Archangium gephyra DNA harbors:
- a CDS encoding Frizzy aggregation protein FrzB — protein MIYDDHSSDPSEQTEVDVLFFEVGGVVYGTDAQQVLRIDRSHPDDLEVPGLGPLKRGGRALVFDTPEGEGHLKVDAIRGVRPVPILDLRRLPVVAGAAPYAVGVFLDQERPVMLIDLVETLNSQGRH, from the coding sequence ATGATCTACGACGATCACTCGTCCGACCCGTCCGAGCAGACCGAGGTCGACGTCCTCTTCTTCGAGGTCGGCGGCGTCGTCTACGGCACCGATGCCCAGCAGGTGCTGCGCATCGATCGCTCGCACCCGGACGATCTGGAAGTGCCGGGGCTCGGCCCGCTCAAGCGTGGCGGCCGCGCGCTCGTCTTCGATACTCCTGAAGGGGAGGGCCACCTGAAGGTGGACGCCATCCGTGGCGTGCGGCCCGTCCCCATCCTGGACCTGCGGCGCCTGCCGGTCGTGGCGGGCGCGGCACCGTATGCGGTCGGTGTGTTCCTCGACCAGGAACGCCCCGTGATGCTCATCGATCTCGTTGAAACCTTGAATTCTCAAGGAAGGCACTGA
- a CDS encoding methyl-accepting chemotaxis protein encodes MSPADTKNEVVPTEGAAAPRSKKAGSLKPLTDTVIAVLAGNLEARVPKNALEDDAADLAQLFNQLLDRHASSERRKQVAAQEIDQAIDALITLVREGDLAQWNTSTEDAQLGPLLEGFGKVIETLRTFVREINEAALRLSSSANQVLAASTQHETSSTEQAAAIHETTATMEELKHASAQIAENAGSVARVAEETLGAARAGRGAIGEFIQAMQQIRSDGVAVADSITKLSKRVERIGTVVEVIDEIADRSDLLALNAALEGSRAGEAGKGFSIVAAEMRRLAENVMESTKEIKNLITEIREATAAAGSAADASKEATESGEKLGAVAAQAVEGILAGVQETSDAARVINLATQQQRTATEQVVASMAEIEDVTRQTTQASKQATGAAAELTQLAGRLAELIKRFKAD; translated from the coding sequence ATGTCCCCCGCTGACACGAAGAACGAAGTTGTCCCGACGGAGGGCGCTGCTGCCCCTCGCTCCAAGAAGGCCGGCTCCCTCAAGCCCCTCACCGACACCGTGATCGCGGTGCTGGCGGGCAACCTCGAGGCGCGCGTTCCCAAGAACGCCCTGGAGGACGATGCCGCCGACCTGGCCCAGCTCTTCAACCAGTTGCTGGACCGCCACGCCTCCTCCGAGCGCCGCAAGCAGGTGGCCGCCCAGGAGATCGATCAGGCCATCGACGCGCTCATCACCCTGGTGCGCGAGGGTGACCTGGCCCAGTGGAACACCTCCACCGAGGATGCCCAGCTCGGGCCCCTGCTCGAGGGCTTCGGCAAGGTGATCGAGACGCTGCGCACCTTCGTTCGCGAGATCAACGAGGCGGCCCTGCGCCTGTCCTCGTCCGCCAACCAGGTGCTCGCCGCCTCCACGCAGCACGAGACGAGCAGCACCGAGCAGGCCGCGGCCATCCACGAGACCACGGCCACGATGGAAGAGCTCAAGCACGCCTCGGCGCAGATCGCCGAGAACGCCGGCAGCGTGGCGCGCGTGGCCGAGGAGACCCTGGGTGCCGCTCGCGCGGGCCGGGGCGCCATCGGCGAGTTCATCCAGGCCATGCAGCAGATCCGCAGCGACGGCGTCGCCGTGGCCGACTCCATCACCAAGCTGTCCAAGCGCGTGGAGCGCATCGGCACCGTCGTCGAGGTCATCGACGAGATCGCCGACCGCTCGGACCTGCTCGCGCTCAACGCGGCCCTCGAGGGCAGCCGCGCCGGTGAGGCGGGCAAGGGCTTCTCCATCGTCGCGGCGGAAATGCGCCGCCTGGCGGAGAACGTCATGGAGTCCACCAAGGAGATCAAGAACCTGATCACCGAGATCCGCGAGGCCACGGCCGCCGCCGGCAGCGCCGCGGATGCCTCCAAGGAGGCCACGGAGTCCGGTGAGAAGCTGGGCGCGGTGGCCGCGCAGGCCGTCGAGGGCATCCTCGCCGGTGTGCAGGAGACGAGTGACGCCGCCCGCGTCATCAACCTCGCCACGCAGCAGCAGCGCACCGCCACCGAGCAGGTGGTGGCCTCCATGGCGGAGATCGAGGACGTGACGCGTCAGACCACCCAGGCTTCCAAGCAGGCCACGGGTGCCGCCGCCGAGCTCACGCAGCTCGCCGGCCGTCTGGCGGAGCTCATCAAGCGT